In one window of Anaeromyxobacter diazotrophicus DNA:
- a CDS encoding aldo/keto reductase, with protein sequence MASAVRTVALPFGDRIPALGLGTWHMGEDPDRREMELAALERGLDLGLGLVDTAEMYGDGAAEELVGDAIAGRRDDVFVVTKVLPTNASHAKTIAACERSLRRLGTDYIDLYLLHWRGVTRLEETVEAFHELVEAGKILSWGVSNFDVADMEELFRVAPEGPHAQVDQVLYNLTRRGIELDLLPWCRAHGIPIMAYSPIEQGRLAGHPALSKIADRHGVTPAQVALAWVLRQESVCAIPKAGTPAHVDENRAALDLRFGPMDMAELDAAFPPAAEPRPLEML encoded by the coding sequence ATGGCGTCCGCCGTCCGCACCGTCGCGCTCCCCTTCGGCGACCGGATCCCCGCCCTGGGGCTCGGCACGTGGCACATGGGCGAGGATCCCGACCGGCGGGAGATGGAGCTCGCCGCGCTGGAGCGCGGTCTCGACCTCGGCCTCGGGCTCGTCGACACGGCGGAGATGTACGGCGACGGCGCCGCCGAGGAGCTCGTCGGCGACGCCATCGCCGGGCGGCGCGACGACGTGTTCGTCGTGACCAAGGTGCTGCCGACCAACGCCTCGCACGCGAAGACGATCGCTGCGTGCGAGCGTAGCCTGCGGCGCCTCGGAACGGACTACATCGACCTGTACCTGCTGCACTGGCGCGGCGTCACCCGTCTCGAGGAAACGGTCGAGGCGTTCCACGAGCTCGTCGAGGCCGGAAAGATCCTGTCCTGGGGCGTCAGCAATTTCGACGTGGCGGACATGGAAGAGCTCTTCCGCGTCGCACCGGAAGGGCCGCACGCGCAGGTCGACCAGGTTCTCTACAACCTCACGCGGCGCGGGATCGAGCTCGACCTGTTGCCCTGGTGCCGCGCCCACGGGATCCCGATCATGGCGTACTCGCCGATCGAACAGGGCCGGCTCGCCGGGCACCCCGCGCTGAGCAAGATCGCCGACCGTCACGGCGTCACGCCGGCGCAGGTGGCGCTCGCGTGGGTGCTCCGGCAGGAGAGCGTGTGCGCGATCCCGAAGGCGGGGACGCCGGCGCACGTCGACGAGAACCGTGCCGCGCTCGACCTCCGGTTCGGGCCGATGGATATGGCCGAGCTCGACGCCGCCTTTCCCCCGGCGGCCGAGCCGCGCCCGCTCGAGATGCTGTGA
- a CDS encoding HepT-like ribonuclease domain-containing protein — translation MQRDDEVYVGHMLDLSRKVASKTAGVRREDFDRDENLRLALAHLLQTIGEAARRVSREYQKAHPEIPWGGIVGMRHKVVHDYMDVDEDVVWKTSVEEIPRLVAALEPLAKS, via the coding sequence ATGCAGCGGGATGACGAGGTGTACGTCGGGCACATGCTCGACCTCTCGCGCAAGGTCGCCTCCAAGACCGCCGGCGTTCGGCGAGAGGACTTCGACCGGGACGAGAACCTCCGCCTCGCGCTCGCCCACCTGCTGCAGACCATCGGAGAGGCCGCGCGGCGCGTCTCGCGCGAGTACCAGAAGGCGCATCCGGAGATCCCGTGGGGCGGGATCGTCGGGATGCGCCACAAGGTCGTGCACGACTACATGGACGTGGACGAGGACGTCGTCTGGAAGACGTCGGTCGAGGAGATCCCGCGGCTCGTCGCCGCCCTCGAGCCGCTCGCGAAGAGCTGA
- a CDS encoding nucleotidyltransferase family protein — protein MATRIPIDRGALADFCGRHHVRKLSLFGSVLRQDFRPDSDVDVLVEFEPDHVPGFIALHEMERELSGLLGGRTVDLVTERFLNQRIRDRVLAGAEVQYAAG, from the coding sequence GTGGCGACGAGGATCCCCATCGACCGCGGAGCGCTGGCCGACTTCTGCGGGCGCCACCACGTCCGCAAGCTGTCCTTGTTCGGGTCGGTCCTGCGCCAGGACTTCAGGCCGGACAGCGACGTCGACGTCCTGGTGGAGTTCGAGCCGGACCACGTTCCTGGCTTCATCGCGCTGCACGAGATGGAACGGGAGCTCTCGGGCCTCCTCGGCGGACGCACCGTGGACCTCGTGACCGAGCGATTCTTGAACCAACGCATCCGCGATCGCGTGCTCGCCGGCGCCGAGGTCCAGTATGCAGCGGGATGA